Part of the Tachypleus tridentatus isolate NWPU-2018 unplaced genomic scaffold, ASM421037v1 Hic_cluster_2, whole genome shotgun sequence genome is shown below.
ctgagtaaagcagaaggggattaTCACCCATGCTTGCTGACCTTTGATTGCATTAATTGGGAGTGATATGCTTTTAAAAGTAGGAATTAAAGATACCCATTGTACTTTCTCTAGTGTGATGGTCCTCTGGACTCCCCACCACATGTAATTccccttttttctttcagtgtaacatgGGAGTTCTTACCCATTTCTTAGTTTCTGAAAAGATTGATCATGAGTGAGACTAGAAATTTACTTTACCAGTTAGAAGAGGGCAAGGCTGATCTGCCTTCTTCCATTTCCTCTGGATGCTTTTTTATCAGGTGGACTCCTgtcaaaataaagtaacaaataggTTAGAGCAGGCCCAGCCTATACAGAATCCTCCTCTTAAAACTAGGTGCAGGATGACACTCTCCTATTCTTATAGCTGTTTATGGTAGAGACTCCTATTCTCATTAATTCTGGTTGCAGGAGGTTCTTTTCCAGCTCCTACAATTGAGTTTGGGGGACTTCACCTGCTTCTCAGTGACAGATACAGGACATAAGTGCACTGTTCCTATGGTTGAGTAAGTGTTACAAATCTTCCTAATAATTCCAGATGCTGGATATCTCTTTCCTGTATTTATGACTGGGTAATGAACGATTTCTGTTCGTGACACTGGTTACAGATATTGCTTTGTTCATGAGGTTGATTTGAGGCAACCCTGTAATGCTAGTTTTGATGTATTATACTTCTTGTTCCTAATGTGGTTTTGGGAGTTTGTCCAGTTTCAGCCAGAAGCTAACTTCCACTTCTTAATTCCTGTATACTTATGATTAGGCTTGttacgtatatatatagataacacaGTCCACGTGGCTTAGTCACGTTTATGTTTATgtcataatttatcttttttcatCATCAACCTTCTAATGCCAAGGACAAGTCATGAAATCTCATTTGTCTGGTTGAGATTGCACGTGTATGTAgctaattctgtttatattttactgtggaTTACACCTATGACAGATTCATTTCCTACATCATGagcaaagagcatacctgttccagaagtcaGTATGGTACCTCATAAGTGTGTTTCATTTTCATCTCAAAGCACATACATTCATTCAGGGGAGTCACTTTCCACTTGGTTCCCACATTGTATGCTAAAACTTTGCAGTGTTGAATTCAAGTTTTATATGAAAGGAGGTAAGACCATATTGAAGTTAACATATTTCAtgcactgaaaatgcatttctgatagCTGCTTACTTCCTCTACCCTTGGCTGGTGTTCTTCTTTTATAACCTGCCATGAAAGTGAGGATTGAATAACAATAGCAGAGGGAGGTAGCTGTGCAAATGTAGGTGATGCAAAAAATTAGTGGAGAGTATTcacatgatatgtacatgttGAGGTATCATGTGAAATTGGTGAAGTATATTAACTGGCAGGCTgatcatgaaaatgttttacaatgctTAGAGGGCAGAAAAGGTTGAGATAGCTTTATGTAAGACGAAGTAAGTacctatttataatacattttcagtgtatgaaAAATGTCAACTtctgaactttaaaaaataattttttgcattttgaatttataattctGTGTCTAAGGTTTACCAAACTCACTTGTATTATTGAttcaaaaaactatttttctttctttgatataGTAAAACTTTTGCAATAAGTCATATTCATGCTTTTTTTTGCAAAGTTTTCCTGTAAAGATAAATTCTCTTCATTTACATTATTAGAcgtatataaatacttttaatttgatattttattaagtttattagatattaaatttttCCATCGAAACCTTCTAGTTCTTTTTCCACTGAAATTTCAAGAACCTTGTTATGTGATATGCAGGTCTTTGATTTGCACTACCTAACACTGTTTGAACTTATTTTTAAGAACTTCATTCATTGAAGTGTTCAGTTAGAGATGTTAGTAAAGAAAAGAAGGAGGTCCTAATTCTAAAATAGTTTTGCTatcctaaaatatgttttaaatctgtaaattttgttcaaaaacagttttatgataacattttttatgtattttttagtttattatttttttatttcccaaTAATGCATCTTCATTAGACTGAAAAaaatcactgtttaatatgttagagTGAGAGCAGCTTTGTAGTATGGAGAAAACAGGTTTATGAGTATAAATCATGGATCAACAAATTTATGTACACTGCAGACAAAATTGTTGATCTTGGAATGTTCCAGTTGGATTTTCGGGAACATTATGAGTCTTTAGCTAGTCAAACAGAGATCCTTTTGGAAAAGTTATTGAATAACATCTCAAATGAGCACCAGGAAGAAAGTAAAAGGTAACACCATAAAAAATTTAAGCACagacttttttaatgttataaattctaATCTAATCAGTTTATCAACAAAAAGCATAAAATGAGAGGGTATTAGATAcatactgttaatttaaaaagtgtgtagcattttttttattgcacagtaaatattaatttacactaaTAAGTACCTTCACAGTTATGTCATCTAATATATTATCTTATCTACTTGATAAtagtcattttataaatttattaaaatattttaaagttgataaCCTATCCTGACATaaaaaagataacaaataaaaaatgatgcATAAGTtgttaagttgtatttttgtaaaatctatTAAACAGAAGGAAGTATATATAGAAGGAAGTAGGAATCTATTGTTTATTGGGTTATTATTCTCTACAAATATTCAAAAGAGCTAAAGGTAACACTGATAATTTgtgaaagacaattttaaaacatatctgaCCCTTACAAAATTATGTATGTTATAGTCAAAAGCCAACTAGTTTAGAACTACATCAGTTATTACagatcataattaaaataaaatgcctTAATGAAAGTCAaccagtataaaaaaaattgtaaaatttactTACTGTTGTAAATCAATGAACTAGAAAATGAAATCCTAAAATCATTAGATTGTATTGAGTCATTTGTAGTACTCTTGCTATTTATGATTTTGTTGATATAGAACTGAAACTTCTTTTAACTAATAAAGTCTTATTTCCTAGTAATAACTATAAccattttcgtttgtttatttatatcactTCTATTCTTCACCTTCAGGTTTTCAccctaataaacaaaatattagacttACACGATGACTGGAAATTCTGTACAATTGAGAAAAGCCTTACTATTATTGTTGGATTAACATGTTCATCACCAATGAAGTACTAATGAGTCATTTCTATTAATCAGGCACTAATGATGTGTTAACACATCAATCAGCAAAGATGCTATAACTGTGTGTAAGCAAACAGATAAACAGTCCTTTAGTATTGTACAATGATCATGCATGTGTGTTTCCCTCTTTCAATTAGTAGaaagtattttttactaaaatttcaGTTCACATGACCTGAGATTTCTGCAGTGCCTTGTTTTGATTACTATTATGGCAACAAGATAGCAAAGTTGTTTAGAGTTTTACTCTGAATGAAACTGCAAGTAATTTACAAAATTCCAATGCACAGTCATTTGAAGAGGATGAAGTAGGTAGTAATTATGAACCCGTGCTTGTGAGCCTGATGATTCAAGAGGACTGGAGTGTAAATACTAGGTTTTTTTCCAAACTGCTTCATTCATGGCAGATACAATAACCCAGACACTGACAGTGCACTGGAATACTGGTATAAACTGACAGGTGGCTGATTGTTCGAGCTAAATGTATCAGtccaactaatatttattttattgcataGCCTCAACTGGTTACAGGTTTGCTACAAGAGGCTGTTCCAGTTGGAATATTCAAACTGCTTATTGTGGAGGATTTTTTGAATAGGATGGTTGCTGAAAGGAATAAGTTTGCTGAACAGCTATTGGAATTGAACTTCCTGTTTTTAATGCCTCTTTGACACAAGTAAGAAATAGGAGTCACTGTACATTATTGGCTTAGTGTATGAGATATAATTACTGTAGCAGTAAGTGTATGAAACCACGTTACACTGTGTACACTGTATTCACTAAAGGTTAAAATACCTGTGTTTGCACATATGATTGACACACAAGAACACCAAGAAgtaatgatttattgttaaagaaaatacactttaattataCAGATGTGAAAAAACTAAACACTTAAGAGAAATTGTTTGATTGCTCTATATATTTAACATGCAGTTTTTGAGTTTTCTTCATAAATgcctacttttatttaattttaactaacaTGGCACAACATGTATAAGTTTTTATCTTGTAGGATTTGTGATGAGTACAAACACATTGTAGATAAAGCTTTAACCATTCCAAAAAGCACTCAGGAGTTGATGAACTCTAaggtaagaaatgaaaataatattgacatttattacgtatgttacatattataatttatctattaGTCTACAACTAATTACGTTACATacattacatattacgatttcaaataactagacattttaattttaatttagaagataattaaatgtcacaatgtattaaatttacaatatttgccAACAGGATTAATACACACAAGTTTCTTAACACAAACCAATTTTgacatacaaaaaaacaatacaatttataataacagttattaaaaataattatgagaaataattatttatatactaaaattttacaaactcacaaacaatattcagtcttctttcTTGTCTGAAACTGGATATTTCATTAATAGTCCAGGCCCACAacgaataaattagttttatgttgatacacatgcATTTCATTTGAGAGGAATGCTAGCTAACTCTATTTGTGGTTAAAGTAAGctgcaaaaaattaatttttttttgtaacatagtTGATGGTCGTTCTCAATTTTTTTAAGTACAGATATAAtcatatacatgtgtatgtgtgtgtattgttttcttaaagacaaatacacataaagatagatatatacatgaaaaaaatctaaaaaggACTATGTTTGAAATGATAGTGTAAAAGAAACGTGTTATACTAAGGAGTAATGTTTACTGTGTTTTAGAAAACTTAAAGGTAATGtttcacaaatgtaaaaaaaggtttgataaaatatttttatcaaattaattatattctaataattttttctttgttaaatattacttttattttatgataaacactatatatacctttatatttcatatactatatatttcaaattgtgaagtattttcacttttttatttttcatttttacagaGAGTGGGAACACAAGTTGTTGATGTTAGAGAGATAATTGATGAGTGGTTAAAAGTTCAAGCTACATGGCTATATTTAGAGCCAATCTTTAGTTCCCTGATATTATGGCTCAAATGCCAGAGGAGGGAAGGTATGCACtacaactattttaatatttcctcAATGTTTTAGAATTTGTATAAGTAGTATTTTATTGCTTGTGTGAAgacaatttatatattattgttttatctctgactttttattctctttatatacatatttatgtatatagcttagtattttaaacatcaaatataattattagtgCTTTGTGTAATTCAATTATCTTCTTATACTTATTAGTTGAAATAGAAAAATGtagttgtgataaaaataaaatgcagttaTTAAAAACGTTCCATACaggaaagaaatacaaatagaaaacatatttttatttgtttaaatctatTGTTACGGGTAGCACcaccttttaaataattttgtggtacatttaaactttaaatgtgttCCAACAtcttagatgtttttttttaaataattgtttgaataATTACATCATCTTAATACTCTTATCATACAATACAGATGATTCACAACTGTAGACAAGAACTGAGAGACACCATGAAAGCTGCTGTTTTAGACAGACATGTACTGGCAGTTCTCCAGGTTGAAAAAAATTTAGAGAAACTAAAGAAATCCAGTGAGTTGTTGGAACTGATTCAAAAGGTAAAATTGCAGTCCtttttgttgaaactgtttaatCTCATTCAGAAGATAACTTTAGTATACTCAATGGCAGTTTTCACCTCTGGGATGTTCcccatcataaatttaaaaaagtatctataaaaatattcaagaaaacaaaatggtCATAAATTTTCACTACCTaacttaaataaagatatatacacatataaatcaaataaacaaaatagggaattgtttttttgatttgtttatattttataacgttaatatGTCCTGCTAAGCACTCAGCTGTTGTCACCTTCACTTCACCactgatatataatttttatagaagtCTGGCCAACTGTTAGGAATACCTCTCCTTACATTCACTTCATTGCTAACTTTTACTCCAACTTTCACACTTCACATCTCTAAGCAAATTGCTAACATAAATGCACATGCCACTCATGTGCTAGATGCCATTTGTGGACCACTCCACTTTTTCATGTGTAATtgcttagttttatattttgctttccaCAACATTTCAGTTAATGACATAATTGTTTTGCTATTATCAATGTGTTTTAAgtaaagttttgtgtatattttacttttaaaatcaacaaagtGGATTGCATATTTCCAAATAAGCTCAGTAAATTCACATTATTATTGCACTTGTGTTTAATTAAACCATCATTTTCTGAACTGTATTATATTAACCCTGATAAATATTTTAGATAGATCACACTGTTCACAATAATacattcattaatataaaaatgtcttaCTTCTGAGACCATACCTACCTTCTCACACAGAAAGCAATCTTTCTTGTGCATCTGCCTGAGAGATTTGCATTCCACAATTCTTTAAACAACTTCAACCAACACTCACTAGATTTCTCATGATTTTCACCATTACATaatgatgttattatgtaataaaagccCTCCACTAATATGAGCATGACATAATCTTCCTGTGCACTGAGATTTTCCACTGAGATTCTTCATTAATCTTCCTTAGCACTGTGtgtatttgatgtattttgttgTATTCATAACTTACAGAGGTTTGCAATCTAATAAAggaactttgttttctttagtttatcaAACTATGAACTTTCAAGTTCATGCAACTTTGGCATCTGCTGAGATGAGGAATAACCTTGCAATTGTCAATTTCTTAATTTGGCTACtgaaaacatgttaaacataaatgGCATGATAGCCATTGTGCATAGGGTAGTAGGTTTTATTATGCAGCCATGAATTATTTCCCCTCATTTTGAGAAGGAATATGATGAGAAAGACAACTTTTACTGTTTGTCTCCCCCTTCTGGTTATGCTCTCTTGTCGTTGAGGAGAATTTTTAGACATCCTCATGCTATTTGGACCTTATCACTCTATCTCTCATTCCATTGTCTTACTATATTTCCCATTCTCTACATCACAACTCCcaacttaaataattttgattcttTTCTATCTtctgaaaattatgttaataatattgcTTCCTTTATAGATCTACCCCATGTCAGTGATCTTATTTCTTGTCCTTGCTTTCTAATTCCTTTATCATGGCCTACAGTTAACTGAACTTCCTCCTTCTAGAGTCATAGACCTTGAAATCTCTTTTGCCTGTTTGGGAGCAAGCCCACTGAGGTCGATTTCACCTCCAGTGCTTAGTTCTCTTGTCTTTGCTTAATACtactttctgtgttttattacCTTTCCTCTCTTCACTTCATGTAAGAGACAATTCATCGAGCCCTACTTGAATTTTCTGGCAATTCCTGTTCCCTTCTCCTTTCTGCCATAGACTGTACTACTACTCTTTCCCTGTTTACTTGTTTCATTATACTCCTCCCACTTCCTATATTTTTGCCCCTTTTCCTATTTTATCCTTTTGCTCAATACTCTTCAGCCCAGTGTCAGACTTTCTGGATTCATCAATGACAATGGAGCAGATTCAGTTGTCATGGGGGCTGGTCTTTGTGATATGCACATCTTTGTTAACAACTATCTGCAGTTAGATGGGTCATACTTGTTAGTTTTCATGGACTGTCCTTTCAATTCTTCTCTCAGTTAATAGCTGATTAACTTCACTTCTCTCTCAAATTACATCTATCTTCAATATCTGGAAGTCACTGTGCCAGATCTGTTGCACAAACAAGTCATAGAGAGGGTCTTACTTTCACCTGTTTGTGGTCCCCAATAAAACTGGGGACTGGAGGCTGGTAATCTACCTTTCCACTTTCATCTGCTAGGTGGTCATCCCTCATTTTTGCATGGAAAATTTCTTTACTCTTTGTTGGTTCTTTTTCCTTGGACTTTGGATGAGCAAGAGTGACATCTCAGATATGTTTCTTCATATTCCCAATGCTGagtcttaaaaatatttcaaatttgtttcttgAAATCATTCCTTCCAGTTCAGCGAtcctttttatttttagcattgCATTGAcctcctatgtctttaacagaaCAGTCAAGGCTTTTGTGTACCATCTGAAAGAACTTGCTCTATGATTTTCATTATTACATGAATGATTGGCTTCTTCTGTCCCATTAACAGGAGAAGTCTTACCTTCATACTTTCCTTCTGTAGGAAACTGTCTTTGTAGGATGGCTTGCCAAGACTTCTAAATGCTTTCTTATCCCATCAAATACCTTGTTTTTCTGGGAGTATTTTTTCAACTTCTTTCTCAGCTGGGCTGAATCTTACCCTGTCTATCTGCAAATGATGGAACATTCTCTCACTGGGATGTGAGTCTCTCCTACTCGTGTTGCCTGAGAGACTCTATTGTCTTTAGTAACTATAGCTTTCCTGAAACTGTTTATTCTACTGGGCCATGCTCATATCAACCATCTCTGAATGCCCTTGTGCAACCAGTGTAATGAATCACAGGAACCTTTGGGCCTACTGTTTCTCTTTTCACAGACATTTTTGAGTGGCTGTCTACCACTTCGATACCACTATAAATGTGCACCTACTTCCACCCAAATTTTCTTATGCCTTTTCACCAATATATTCTTACTAGGAAGAGAGGCATCTCTGAATGACAACCTTATGTTGAACACTCTGATCAAGGATGTATCTTGACTTCAGCTTAATGTACTCAAACTTTGGCAGTACTTTGGGCAAGTTCCCATTTTCTACCCCTCCTGTTGGATCATTTAGTTATGGTTCACTCTTTAAACTTCACAGTCATATCTTATATCAAGTGTCAGAAAAGTATCAGATCCAGGACTCTTTGTTTTCAAACCCTATACCTTCTTTTCGTGTGTCACTTCTCAATACATTTGTCTTATTGTCTGTCATGTACTATATGTTGTAAACCTCAATGTAGGCCATATATCTTGACCAGACTTTGTTCTGCCCCATGGAATAGTTTATTGACTTTGGTTTTCAGATGAGCAAGCTCTCTCCTGGGGAGTCTATGCATCTGTGCTTTTGCCACACCTCCATGATTTTATTATGGGCCCTTGTGGCACCTCTTTGACTGACTCATCACTGGTTTTTTTTTTGCCTTCTGTCTTGCTATTTCCCTCTTTTCCTTCCTCTCACACCTTCTTTTCTTGCTGCAACATGTTGCTATTTGATTTCATACTTGGGATTTATCCAATCCATTACCTGTCAAACCAGCCATTCTTATATGGTGATCTTTTTCCTGTCTTATTCTTGTTGCTTATCTACCCTGTCTATCTACCAGTGTAATAGTGTTTTCATTCTGACCTATTCATCACCATCTTCATCCTGACTGTCTCATTGTTggctatctctcttttttttacaatatttttcaacaaaggGTTGGCTCTCTCTACCATTGTTGGTCATTAGGCTGCCTTGTCTACCACCCATTATCTTTCCTGATTTTGCAAGGTACTGTCTTCCCCAGTTCTATCCATATTTTTCCTCTCCTTCCATAGATATCCCTGCCCTGTTCCCTTGCTCAGTTTGGACCTTAATAATCGTGCATACTCTTACCCAGTTTCTCTGAGCCAATGGTCGCCTACTCCTGATATTAAATTTCCCTACAGTTCTATTTCCTCTTACTCCTTCCCTTAGGTCACCACCTCTCAGACTTCTATGCTTTGAACTCTTTCCATACCCTTTTCTATCCTCCATATCTTTTACTTTATCGTGTCTGGTCTCTTTTCTTTCTAAGACTTCAGCATTTGGGAGGTGATTCCTCCTTCTCCCATACTTCCCTTCCATTTCACAACTCCATGCTCAATCTGACTTGTGTCTTCTGTCGCATTCTGTTTATGCTGTATCTTGCTACCTAGCCTACATCTCATAATTTCCTGGCTCCCTTCTTCACTTCTTTCTTCCCTGGGATTTTCTTCTTTGAGGGACTTATCACTATCTAAACTTACAGACTTAGTTTGTCAACTGCTGTTGTTGGTTTACTTTTCATTGGATGTCAATACCTGCAGGCTGTTCCATATTTCTTCTCATCAAATCTCCCATCTCACCCATTCTTTTGCCTCTTGTTTTGATGGCTACTTGATGACATTTTACAGACTGGCATGTGGACTACATCTTCCACTTTCATCACACACTATCTTCATCACCTGGCTGTCTCATCTCATGTGAGTTACTGCCTATTCCAGTCTGTTATCTTCCAATCTACTTACCATCCTTAGTCAGATGAATACATTTTCTCTATTTTACAGGATTCTGTAAAGTGGCTCACGGTGCCACTCAGAGtacttttatttctcaaaattttgcACAAGTAGTATCCCACAAGTATATCCATGTGAAGCTCCTGCTATTGGGTGTCACACTCCATGAGTTTCTTTGGGTGCTCTCTGAATGGAGCTGAAATAGGTAAATCTTGCACCAGTCCCTTCACTATATTAATGTGGGATTTTAGTTTTTGTGTGATTAAATGTATATCATCTTGAAAGTTACCATAGTGGTTAAAAAAGTCCagatgaaaatgtatttgttattgcaATAATAGCAACAATTTgactttgtaataattaatataattaattttttgcatCATTCAAATCATTAAGTTATGAGACTAATTATATCACCTGTCAGCTggaattaatgtgtatatatacatatacatgctCCCCCCGCTAGtccagcagtatgtctccggatttacaccgctaacatcaggggttcgattccactcagtggGCCGAGAAATtgtcctcctggttgggggttgtgcagtaggctaacaattgttgttgttgttgttgtttttgaatttcgcacaaagttacttgagggttatctgtgctagtcgtccctaatttagcagtgtaagattagagtgaaggcagcaagtcatcaccacccaccgcccagtcttgggttactctgttaccaacggatagtgggattgaccgtcacattataaagcccccacggctgaaagggcgagcatgtttggcacgacggggatgcaaacccgcgaccctcagattacgagttgtcaggaatatatggtatacagcagtataagtttcctccacaaaccgtagaaaacattatacgcacccacctagacagaaagcaaaatcaaccaactaaagtaaatacagctcacaaatcaaaaaaccacgaaaccatatactacttatacaacaacttaaacccaaaataaaccaatataaaggaacgcctttatacctatattaataaaataaaataaataaaattatatattcaaacatctaataccgccctctacatttcgacacacagttacacaacccctttcaaacatgtggtcagcttccggtcagttacctctttctttgtgaacctgacgatgaccgaagaaggtcgaaacgttgttcgctcttctatgtaaaagtgttttctcagcccaaacgagccgtttttgcatataaatttctcaacaagtttCCGATTGTGGTTGAGTTGTGGAGAACCTAAAGATTTCACAGGTGGGAATTTCAAATTGAGAAAACGAAAACGTGATCGAACAAACcagttctgtaatgtttttaaaaattgttttaaaatattaattcagttcTTTATTTGAAACCATATCGTCAGTTAATAGTCTATAACTGAAATTTTCAATTTGTCAAGCATTCTGAAAGTATGTTAAACGGCAATATATTTTGGACCCCAGACAACAGTCTGGGTAAGAAACAAATCAACGATATTATGAAGTTCACCACTACTGTCTTAGTGGTTAGCATGAATGTCCCTGGCTCGTGTTCAGTTGCCGCAAAAACCGTGTTTCGAACTTCAGAGCCGTTAAAATGTTGATGGTCACATCGAAATATTCAatcagaatagcccaagattaaTCGGTGAGTGTTATTCAATtctaatatatgtgttaaaaattaGGATCGGCTAGCAAAAATAGCGCTTtatagctttgctcgaatgtTCTAAACAAATTATAGGAAGTGagattaaatgtattaattttatacatatcatAAGTTATATTACGAGTTTGAATTAAGTTCAACTTATTTGCATATTACTGCAGACTGTTGCAACTGTATGGGAAACATATTCTGATTCAATACGATATCTGAagttcacattttaaaagttaccgTTTCGAGAATAccattcagtatcagtactgcTGATGGGAGGAATAACGTAGTATATAGTTTTATTCGAAATTTTGCATAAAAGGCAACTGTATTTTTATctgcacattttgtttttcatattttaactgtttgaaaGAAGGCACATGCCAGTAGTTACATAGTAAGGCTGAGCTTTGTGTGGAATTTTATCCGTTCAGGTTGTGGTGACTTTCGATTTTGCCTTGCTATAGTTTTTTAACGATGTAGttattactgtgtgttttctttgtcaagtggattattttcatttttctacaatcGATATTGCGAGAAACAGatgtagatttggtttgttttgtgttacacagttgCCATGACAACTTTAGATGAAACGTTAAAAATTCTGATGTCTGTCATACCTCATCTTCT
Proteins encoded:
- the LOC143242664 gene encoding uncharacterized protein LOC143242664 isoform X3, with the translated sequence MFWLSSIIKTQILTVVKEQFQHLQKYMNNFNKYLYILDGESESSFVVWRKQVYEYKSWINKFMYTADKIVDLGMFQLDFREHYESLASQTEILLEKLLNNISNEHQEESKRFSP
- the LOC143242664 gene encoding uncharacterized protein LOC143242664 isoform X1 is translated as MFWLSSIIKTQILTVVKEQFQHLQKYMNNFNKYLYILDGESESSFVVWRKQVYEYKSWINKFMYTADKIVDLGMFQLDFREHYESLASQTEILLEKLLNNISNEHQEESKSLNWLQVCYKRLFQLEYSNCLLWRIF
- the LOC143242664 gene encoding uncharacterized protein LOC143242664 isoform X2 — protein: MFWLSSIIKTQILTVVKEQFQHLQKYMNNFNKYLYILDGESESSFVVWRKQVYEYKSWINKFMYTADKIVDLGMFQLDFREHYESLASQTEILLEKLLNNISNEHQEESKRFATRGCSSWNIQTAYCGGFFE